A window of Candidatus Polarisedimenticolia bacterium contains these coding sequences:
- a CDS encoding Hsp20/alpha crystallin family protein has protein sequence MSARSGRPPRRGPAAKSWDPLRDLIALKERLNQLLESVQGRGGLSSDDLAAWIPPVDVREDREGFVLTAEVPGVRREDLQIKVEGAIVTVKGRREREKEARSALRIERPCGSFSRTFSLPAPVAGDRVDARVHLGVLEVFLPRSTGTRVRSIKVQEPG, from the coding sequence ATGAGCGCCCGATCCGGCCGGCCGCCGCGCCGCGGCCCCGCGGCGAAGTCCTGGGATCCGCTCCGCGATCTGATCGCCCTCAAGGAACGCCTGAACCAGCTCCTCGAATCGGTGCAGGGCCGGGGCGGTCTCTCGTCGGACGATCTGGCCGCCTGGATTCCGCCGGTGGACGTGCGCGAGGATCGCGAGGGCTTCGTGCTGACGGCCGAGGTTCCCGGCGTGCGCCGCGAGGACCTCCAGATCAAGGTCGAGGGGGCGATCGTGACGGTCAAGGGACGGCGCGAACGGGAGAAGGAGGCGCGCTCGGCGCTGCGCATCGAGAGGCCGTGCGGCTCCTTCTCGCGTACCTTCTCCCTGCCGGCTCCCGTGGCGGGAGACCGGGTCGACGCGAGGGTCCACCTGGGGGTCCTCGAGGTCTTTCTCCCGCGGTCCACCGGCACTCGCGTCCGATCGATCAAGGTGCAGGAGCCCGGGTGA